The genomic segment CTGACTCAGGTCGCGCTGGCGCGCGCCCTCGGACTGTCGACCAGCTACGTCAACCAGCTGGAAAATGACCAACGCCCGATCACCGTCCCGGTGCTGCTGACTCTGACCGAGCGATTCGACTTGCCGAATCAGTACTTTGCGCCCGAGTCCGATGCCCGACTGGTCGCGGATCTGCGCGAGATCTTCGCCGAGGGACCCGCGACGGCGGGCCAAATCGAGGAGCTCGTTGCCCGCATGCCAGAGGTCGGCCAGGCGCTGGTGAATCTGCAGCGGCGCCTGCACGACGCCACGGCCGACCTGGAAGCGCTGCACAGCCGGGCCAACGCGGAGACATCCGCGGGACCCTCGCAGCCGATGCCTTTCGAAGAAGTCCGGGACTTCTTCTACGACCGCAAAAACTACATCGGGGATCTCGACCTCGCGGCCGAACAGTTGTTCAACCAAAACCGTTTGCAGACAGGCGGACTCGACAGCCAGCTGGCGGAGTTCGTCCGCGACCGGCTCGGCGTGACCGTGGTTATCGACGATGGTCAGGTCTTGAATCCCAACTCGAAACGACTGTTTCGCGCCGAGTCGAAGACCTTGTATCTGGCCCGGTGGTTGCATCCCGGCCAGCGCGCTTTCCAGTTGGCAACCCAGATCGCATTGCTCACCCAGGCCGAGCTGATCACACAACTCATCGACGGCGACGACCAGCTCAGCGATGATGCGCGGGGGGTGGCACAAATCGGGCTGGCCAACTACTTCGCCGGCGCGCTGTTGTTGCCCTACCAGCGATTCCTCGATGCTGCCGAGGCCATGCGCTACGACATCGACCAGCTGGCAAGACGTTTCGAGGTGGGGTTCGAAACCGTCTGCCACCGGCTGTCCACGCTGCAACGCCCGAGCGCCCGCGGTGTCCCGTTCATCTTCGTCCGGATCGACAGCGCGGGAAACATCTCGAAACGTCAGTCCGCCACGGCTTTTCACTTCTCACGCGTGGGTGGCAACTGCCCCCTCTGGGTGGTTCACCACGCATTTTCCCGTCCCGGCCAGTTCATGACTCAGATCGCACAAATGCCCGATGGACGCACCTATTTCTGGCTCGCCAGGACCACGTCGACAGAACCCAGCCGCTATCTCGGCCCGGACAAGACCTTCGCGATCGGGCTCGGTTGCGATGCGGCCCACGCCGAGAAACTGATCTACTCCGTCGGTATCGACCTCACCGACGCCGGGGCGATAGTGCCGATCGGCGCGGGCTGCAAGATCTGTGACCGGCCCGCGTGCCCGCAACGCGCGTTCCCCTACCTCGGCCACCCGGTGCACGTCGACCCACACTCCAGCACCGATCTGCCCTATCCGCCGATAATCCCGTGCTGAGCGGCCCCCAAAATTGTGGCCGGCCAACGCCTTTTGCATCGGCGTAAAAGACCGTCAGCGACGGCGGCCGGAATCGGTCCATGAATTCCGCGCGAACGGACTGCTGCCGGGTCGCGATCGGTGTAGTTTGCTGCTCAGCGAGGGCACGGCAACCGAGGAGCGGTCATGGCGGACGTCGATTATTGCGTGGTCGGAGCGGGTTTCGCGGGTTTGACGGCCGCGTTGCGGCTGAACCAAGCCGGGCACTCGGTGGCCTTGCTGGAGGCCCGCGACCGCGTCGGTGGTCGCACCTTCACCGTGACCCGCGACGACGGCGTATGGGTCGACCGCGGCGGCGCTTGGATCGGGCCGGGGCAGGACCGGATCTACGCGCTGATGCAAGAGTTTGGGGTGCCGGAGTACAAGCAGCACAACGACGGCGACGCCATGATGATCGTCGGCGGCAAAAAGCACCGCTACGGCGGCACCATCCCGTGGACGATGAGCCCGTGGGCGGTCGCCAACCTCGGGCTCGCCCTGGCCAGCATCGAGAAAATGGGCAAATCTCTTCCACGCGAAGCCCCGTGGGAGGCGAAGAAGGCCCACGAGTGGGACCGAATCAGCATCGGGCAGTGGATTGAAAAGAATTCCATGTCCTCCGAAGCCGCCGAGATGCTGGACATGGCCTTCGC from the Mycobacterium lentiflavum genome contains:
- a CDS encoding short-chain fatty acyl-CoA regulator family protein: MAKTFAGARLRRLREERGLTQVALARALGLSTSYVNQLENDQRPITVPVLLTLTERFDLPNQYFAPESDARLVADLREIFAEGPATAGQIEELVARMPEVGQALVNLQRRLHDATADLEALHSRANAETSAGPSQPMPFEEVRDFFYDRKNYIGDLDLAAEQLFNQNRLQTGGLDSQLAEFVRDRLGVTVVIDDGQVLNPNSKRLFRAESKTLYLARWLHPGQRAFQLATQIALLTQAELITQLIDGDDQLSDDARGVAQIGLANYFAGALLLPYQRFLDAAEAMRYDIDQLARRFEVGFETVCHRLSTLQRPSARGVPFIFVRIDSAGNISKRQSATAFHFSRVGGNCPLWVVHHAFSRPGQFMTQIAQMPDGRTYFWLARTTSTEPSRYLGPDKTFAIGLGCDAAHAEKLIYSVGIDLTDAGAIVPIGAGCKICDRPACPQRAFPYLGHPVHVDPHSSTDLPYPPIIPC